A single genomic interval of Flammeovirga agarivorans harbors:
- a CDS encoding DNA-3-methyladenine glycosylase family protein — protein MIVEGKKFLMRCDPVLQKIIPIVNDPIICTTNNVFNDLLSCVIEQQIHYRSTKKQFKKLLDKADLQELTPENFSIFEDQALKDAKLSERKFSTIANVIEFWTENNIPWHQCSDEEVVHELSKIKGIGKWSIDMILLYTLNRPNIFSLDDFHIKQIMTSLYQLDSKSRLKAQMKTIIDHWHPHQSTAFLYLLEWKKANKEL, from the coding sequence ATGATTGTCGAAGGGAAAAAGTTCTTAATGCGTTGCGATCCAGTTTTACAAAAGATCATACCAATAGTAAATGATCCAATAATTTGTACGACAAATAATGTATTTAATGATTTACTAAGTTGTGTCATCGAACAACAGATTCATTATAGAAGTACAAAAAAACAGTTCAAAAAGTTATTAGATAAAGCGGATTTACAAGAACTCACTCCTGAGAATTTTTCCATTTTTGAAGATCAGGCTTTGAAAGATGCCAAATTATCTGAGCGTAAATTTTCCACTATTGCTAACGTAATTGAGTTTTGGACTGAAAATAATATTCCTTGGCATCAGTGCTCTGATGAAGAAGTAGTACATGAACTTTCAAAAATTAAAGGAATAGGAAAATGGTCTATTGATATGATTTTATTGTATACACTCAATAGACCAAATATCTTTTCATTGGACGACTTTCATATCAAACAAATCATGACGTCCCTTTATCAATTGGATTCTAAATCTCGTTTGAAAGCACAAATGAAAACTATTATTGATCATTGGCATCCTCATCAGTCCACAGCCTTTTTATATCTCTTAGAATGGAAAAAAGCGAATAAAGAGTTATAG
- a CDS encoding threonine/serine exporter family protein produces the protein MENTDKLISPNEDRFNYVCDFIRKVGKAAHRYGSTSIQLESYLTNLTNSLGYQGIIKVTSNEIIFSFQLDKHSHPLLYLDLLEPSDFNMHRLSLIEHLIQDVIDQKVELAVAINQLLKIEEAVSPWGIIPLALSFSVAGGSFALMLSGSLADVILSAVLGLVVFVLQPVISQYGGKKASKWSPIITSFIIGVLTATAKIYWQEINIVTSTVSALIILIPGFSISIGLIEVFNNHVLSGWSNIMNGLLYLVKLFVGTWLGVLLISTVHQLPVTNESTPIDIVYLYSMLPFILLALCIVFQISKQHLLAVCLICLSSLLGMVGGSILLGTNFGNFIGTVLPVVLSNIWSRKTRQPNSIPLLPSLMLIVSGSIGFRGLAYFSLGEIIAGQQSVVQMFIVAVTMGAGILVGNTLSRTSISL, from the coding sequence ATGGAAAATACTGACAAATTAATATCACCGAATGAGGATCGCTTCAATTATGTCTGTGATTTTATTCGTAAAGTTGGAAAGGCAGCCCATCGGTATGGGTCTACATCCATACAATTAGAATCTTATTTAACGAACTTGACGAATAGCTTAGGCTATCAAGGTATAATAAAGGTAACTTCCAATGAAATTATCTTTAGTTTTCAGCTCGATAAACATAGTCATCCTTTGTTATATTTAGACCTTTTGGAACCTTCTGACTTCAATATGCATCGTTTATCATTAATAGAGCATTTAATACAAGATGTGATAGATCAAAAAGTAGAGTTAGCGGTAGCAATAAATCAACTTTTAAAGATAGAAGAAGCTGTATCACCTTGGGGAATCATCCCTTTAGCTTTGAGCTTTTCGGTTGCTGGAGGAAGTTTTGCGTTAATGCTTTCTGGTAGTTTAGCTGATGTGATATTATCTGCAGTTCTTGGTTTAGTTGTATTCGTTTTACAACCTGTCATTAGTCAATATGGAGGAAAAAAGGCATCAAAATGGTCCCCTATTATTACATCTTTTATAATTGGTGTATTAACCGCAACTGCAAAAATATATTGGCAAGAAATTAATATTGTTACTTCAACAGTCAGTGCTTTAATCATTTTGATTCCGGGTTTTAGTATAAGTATTGGCTTAATTGAGGTTTTTAATAATCATGTCCTCTCTGGATGGTCCAATATCATGAATGGTCTCCTTTATCTTGTCAAACTTTTTGTGGGTACTTGGTTAGGTGTGTTATTAATCTCTACTGTTCACCAATTACCTGTTACTAACGAAAGTACTCCAATAGATATAGTTTACCTCTACTCAATGTTGCCATTTATTCTTTTGGCACTTTGTATCGTTTTCCAGATTTCTAAACAACATTTATTGGCTGTCTGCCTTATTTGTTTGAGTTCTCTTCTCGGTATGGTTGGAGGGAGTATATTACTAGGGACAAACTTTGGGAATTTTATAGGTACGGTTTTACCTGTGGTACTCTCAAATATTTGGAGTAGAAAAACTAGGCAACCAAATTCTATCCCTTTGCTCCCATCATTAATGCTTATTGTTAGTGGAAGTATTGGTTTCAGAGGGTTAGCCTACTTTTCATTAGGGGAAATTATCGCCGGACAGCAGAGTGTTGTACAAATGTTTATTGTTGCCGTAACCATGGGAGCAGGAATCTTGGTGGGAAATACCTTATCTAGAACTTCAATTAGTCTATAA